In the genome of candidate division WOR-3 bacterium, the window TGAATAATTGCCGCATTTCTCGGGTCCAACTCAAAAAGGGCACAGGAGTCTAAGGCACCGCTACTGGAAAAATAACTGTACAAAAGCAAAAGACTGGGCCAGTTGGGATTGGAATTGGTATAGTCAAAATCAAGACACCGCGCACCAGCATAACTATAACCAAGATGTCCCAGAGAAAATCTTTCTAAGACCTGACCTAAGGTATCGGTAACATAAAGCGAACAGGGAAATACCCCTTCATCCATCCGGTCAATAAGATAGAGTTTCTTCTCCCTTTCGTTAAAGGCAATCCCCACCGGATAGCGCCGGGCCGGCGATGGGAATTCCCTTAAAAGACTGCCATTATCCGCATTTATCTTATAGACCTTCTTATACTTACTGGAATGAATCCAAATGGCATTATCATAACGGGAAAAAGTAAAATCCTGAAAGGAATCACCGACCGGGGAAGAGATTAAAGAGACGCGAATCGTTTCGGGATAGGCCGGATTAGTAGAATCGGTTGAACGGTAGCGTCGGATATACGGTTGCCAACAATAGACCGCATCCAACTTATTCAACCGACCATTATAACATAACCCATAGAGACCCCAACCAAGACCGCGTAAATCCGGCATCACAAAGGGACCCCAAACAACCGAAGGTGGCGGATCCTTCTCTGCTACTTTTTTCGGTTCTGCCCATTCGCCCGCCTGGCTAAAGGAAATGACTAAAAAGAGACCAACGAGAAAAACCAAAGAGGTCCGCATAAACACCTCCCCTTCCTTAACAAAAAATATAATCTAAATAAAAAAAAAGTCAATTGTTAAAGCCCAATCTCATTCCGCAGAAAAATTATCTGCCTTTTTATTTTCTCAATGGTCTTCCTCTCCCCTTCCCCCAAACCCTTTTTCTCAATCGCCTTTACCTCTTTAATGGAATGGATAATCGCTTCTTCAATAATCAACCGGTGATTTATCATCTTCCCGTCAACCATCACCAAACTAAAGGGAAGTTTTTTCAACCGTTTCCGGCATAAAGCCAAAACTTTTTTTAAGTCAGATAACCCCTCTGCCAGCCGATTCAGTTGAAAAAATGCTTCGGCTCTTAAAGAGTAAATTAGTTCCAAACCAATGGAAGAATCTTCCTTCTCCATCACCCTTGCCAAATCTTCAATTGCCTTCTCGTATTCCCCAATCTCTATAAAGAGATGAGCCCGGTTAAAATAAATAAGTGGCTCATCCGGCTCCATCCTCAAGGCTTGGGCATAATCACCAAGCGCCTGCCAATACATCTTTTTTTCCCAGTAGGCGTTACCCCGATTGAGTAAAGAGGTGGCATCCTGGGCATCATCCGCTATTTGACTGGTAAGAAAATCTTCAAAGACAACCTCATCCCAGGAATCAAAGAAAATTTCTAAAAATCTCTCATCAATTAAGACCTCTTCTCCTTCGAAAAATTCACTGTTGCGAAGGAATCTCTGATAGATTCTCATTATTTCTCTCCAATCCCATTCCTCAAAAGAATCCTCCTCCCCCATTTCTTCTTCGGGGAGGCGAAAATTCACAAGATTTATCAAAAGGTCAAAATTTAATAAAGTCCGCCCATTTTCTGGAATTATCTTCTCCTTTTTGAGTGCTTGAAGAAAATGGTGTAAATACTCCTTCCGCTTTTTCTCCCATTCGGTTTCACTTAATGGGGCATCATACCGACTAACCATTTAGACCGCCTCCACCAAAACCTTCCCTTTTTCTCCTTCAGGGATAGCGATTAAAAAACCCCTCTTTATCCCAAATAGTTTCCGATAAAAATCAAATTCCTCTTTCATCTCCGCTAAGTTTTCTTCTTTCTTATAATAGACAAGATTCGCCACCGCCTCATTTTTGAAAACGAAGTCAAATTTATACTCTACAATCTTATGCCCTTTGTATAAAATATCATAATTACCGCGAGAGAAATCAATTCCGTTTAATCTCAATTCCACACTAATTGCCTCCGGAAAAGGCTTCTCCCCTCCTTCCCGATAGATAAACTCCTTGCCGAAGTAATCATAGACTTCCTGGGCACATCGCTCCAAGGTTTTCTTTAACTCCTGCTCTCTCACCTTTTTTGGTTTCACCACCTCAATCGCCAGTGATTTCTTTGGTCTTTCCACCGTTTCCAAAAGGATTTTATCACTAAAAGATAAGACCGCACCCTCATCAATATTCAAAGAGACCATATAGACCTGTGCCTGCCTCTTGTGTGACTCCGTGATACTTTTCACCGCCTTCAATTCCAGAACCAATTCCTTCCCCCCTCTATTCGCCCAGAGGGGATTGATAATAAGATCCGCTCGCCCGCTACCCACCCGGTAGCCTTTGTAGAGAATCTCAAAATTCCTTTGCCGCTCGTAGGGAATTTTCCGGATGCGCAACTCGTGTGCCAATGCCTCTTCATAAGGTGCTTCTTTATAACCCGCCCCTAAAACTTTTAATACCTCCTCGGCAGCTGACTTTACCTCTGCCAACCAATCCATAAACCCTCCTTAAAACTCATAATAATAAATAATTTCTTCATTACGGGTCGCACCCGTCGGAGGGACAAATTTTCAGTATTCCCAACTCTCCACCGGTGCCAATCCCTCGGAAAAAACCCAAGCCTAATCAAATTGGGGTTCTATCACAATTTTGCCTTCCTTATCAATATAACCCCATTTGCCACCAATTAGACATGGCTTTGGATATGGCTCATAAGTCATTTATACCTCCTGTTTCTTTTTACCCCTTTGGAAAACCTATAAAGGACTTCTCTAATTCTTGGTCTTAACCCCTTTTTCATTAACTTAAATTATACAAAATTTTATCTTAATGTCAAGGGCAAATTTTTATTAAGGTTTTTCCCTTTTTGGGTGTTATATTATATGGAGGCAAATATGGGAGTAAGAGATGCCTTAAAGAGGGTCAAAAAGTATGAGTCCAATTTAGACCCGAATGTGATTGAGAAGAGATACACCCGATTCGGCAGATCAATGCTGGAGCAGATTAGTTCCTACTTCGCCCAAATCACAGAGATTGAGATAAAGACCAAAGCCACCCTCTCCCAATACGACTGCCCAGTCTCAAATTTCCCTTCCTATCTCTGTTACGCCCGAGAGTTATACCGCCTCTCCAATAGATATGCCGGACTTCCCCTATTTAGAGAGATCCGACTTAAAGAGACAAAATGGCACAAAAGGGGCTTAAATTTAGAAATCTTAAAAAGGATTCGGATTGATATCTTTGGCATTATTTTACCGGAGGAGTTATGAGAATAAAGATAAAGAAAAAAGACCCGATTAAGAGGTTTGAGAGAGGTTTGGAGAGATACCACCAAAGATTTGGCTTTCAATTTCCCAAAGCGACCGAGAGGTATCTTAAAGGGACAATTGATTTCTCCTTATTCGTAGAAGAGAGGACTCGTGAGGTCTTAAACGAAAGCGGGATTTCCCTTGCCTTTGCCTGGGCTTACTATGCCTTCGGCCGGAAGGTCTATAAGACTATTAAAAAGGGAAAAATTAATGAAATCCCTTTAATGATTGAAGATTGGGTAAAAAATAAAGGTCTGGCAAAGGAGGTCTTATTGGTAATTACGGAAGTGCTCCAAAATAACTAATCCCAAAAGGGAAAATCCAAAGGAAAGAGGATGAAGGGTAAGAAAGGAGGGTTTTATCTTTATAAAAAGTGGGGGGCGATATAGGGAGCGGTATCGGGGATCTAATAGGGGGCGTAAGGGAAGGTGTAAGGGAGGGCGTAATCCTGTATTTAATAGATGGTCTAATAGAGGGTTTAATGGCGGATATAATAGAGGAT includes:
- a CDS encoding tetratricopeptide repeat protein → MVSRYDAPLSETEWEKKRKEYLHHFLQALKKEKIIPENGRTLLNFDLLINLVNFRLPEEEMGEEDSFEEWDWREIMRIYQRFLRNSEFFEGEEVLIDERFLEIFFDSWDEVVFEDFLTSQIADDAQDATSLLNRGNAYWEKKMYWQALGDYAQALRMEPDEPLIYFNRAHLFIEIGEYEKAIEDLARVMEKEDSSIGLELIYSLRAEAFFQLNRLAEGLSDLKKVLALCRKRLKKLPFSLVMVDGKMINHRLIIEEAIIHSIKEVKAIEKKGLGEGERKTIEKIKRQIIFLRNEIGL
- a CDS encoding GxxExxY protein → MDWLAEVKSAAEEVLKVLGAGYKEAPYEEALAHELRIRKIPYERQRNFEILYKGYRVGSGRADLIINPLWANRGGKELVLELKAVKSITESHKRQAQVYMVSLNIDEGAVLSFSDKILLETVERPKKSLAIEVVKPKKVREQELKKTLERCAQEVYDYFGKEFIYREGGEKPFPEAISVELRLNGIDFSRGNYDILYKGHKIVEYKFDFVFKNEAVANLVYYKKEENLAEMKEEFDFYRKLFGIKRGFLIAIPEGEKGKVLVEAV
- a CDS encoding WG repeat-containing protein encodes the protein MTYEPYPKPCLIGGKWGYIDKEGKIVIEPQFD